A genomic window from Clostridiaceae bacterium includes:
- a CDS encoding decaprenyl-phosphate phosphoribosyltransferase: MSIAKKLYFFIVSMRPKQWIKNGFVFAGLIFSRSFLSVKPVLTTFFAFILFSIISGGVYIINDVVDRKKDAMHPKKKTRPLASGKIKAGEALVFAAIVLGAGFCLSYILSISLFYILVTYFLMTLAYSLKLKNIVILDVIIIAMGFVLRTVGGAVAIQVTISPWLILCTTLLALFLALNKRKNELLVLSDDAAHHRKILEEYSPELIDQMLSVVTSTTVMSYALYTFNAGKSYYIMLTIPFVLYGIFRYQYLASTKDMGGSPEMALLKDKPLLIDVILWIITSIVIVWLFY, from the coding sequence ATGAGTATCGCAAAAAAACTGTATTTTTTTATTGTATCAATGCGTCCAAAACAATGGATAAAGAACGGTTTTGTATTTGCAGGACTAATTTTTTCAAGGTCATTTCTTAGTGTGAAACCTGTATTAACAACATTTTTTGCTTTTATACTGTTCTCCATAATATCAGGAGGAGTATATATAATTAATGATGTGGTTGACAGAAAAAAAGATGCTATGCATCCAAAAAAGAAAACCAGGCCTCTTGCTTCTGGAAAAATAAAGGCAGGAGAAGCTTTAGTGTTTGCTGCAATAGTCCTGGGTGCAGGCTTTTGCCTTTCATATATACTAAGTATTTCATTGTTTTATATTCTTGTTACATATTTCCTTATGACTCTTGCCTATTCATTAAAACTTAAAAATATAGTAATCCTTGATGTTATTATTATAGCTATGGGTTTTGTATTAAGAACAGTGGGTGGAGCAGTTGCCATACAGGTTACTATATCCCCGTGGCTTATTTTATGTACTACTTTACTGGCCCTTTTCCTGGCTCTTAACAAGAGGAAGAATGAATTATTGGTTTTATCAGATGACGCCGCACATCACAGAAAAATTCTTGAGGAATATTCACCTGAGCTTATAGATCAGATGCTTTCAGTGGTAACTTCCACCACTGTTATGTCCTATGCTCTTTATACATTTAACGCAGGAAAATCCTATTACATTATGTTAACTATTCCCTTTGTATTATATGGAATTTTCAGATACCAGTACCTGGCTTCCACCAAAGATATGGGAGGCAGCCCTGAAATGGCGCTATTAAAGGACAAGCCGCTTCTTATAGATGTTATACTCTGGATAATAACCAGTATAGTTATTGTATGGCTGTTTTATTAA
- a CDS encoding D-alanine--D-alanine ligase, which yields MSNKKRIGVIFGGRSPEHEVSRVSAQNVINNIDRDKYEVVMIGITKDGRWLIYEGPVKEVGTGGWQAIAEANEKNNKINVFELFSGDKSSESLKNICKRLDIVFPVLHGCNGEDGTIQGMFELFGIPYVGCGVLSSALAMDKAYSKLIFEKYSIPIGKYLVFDRSEINEDNIHGIIEKVEAVHTYPCFVKPSNTGSSIGVSKARDRNQLVDAIYLASRYDSKILIEEYIEGGEYECAVLGNKKPEASVVGEIIPCNEFYDYEAKYSPDSTSKIVIPAELPEDISNEIRKYAIEAFKALECSGLARVDFFVQKGTNRVYINEVNTLPGFTNISMYPKLWEATGIKYSELIDRLINLALERFQDRKREIDI from the coding sequence ATGTCAAACAAAAAACGAATAGGAGTCATTTTCGGAGGCCGGTCACCTGAACATGAAGTTTCAAGAGTATCTGCTCAAAATGTTATAAATAATATAGACAGGGATAAATATGAGGTAGTGATGATTGGTATTACTAAAGACGGCCGCTGGCTTATATATGAAGGGCCTGTGAAAGAGGTCGGCACCGGGGGATGGCAGGCTATAGCTGAGGCAAATGAAAAAAACAATAAAATTAATGTTTTTGAATTGTTTTCAGGAGATAAATCTTCCGAATCTTTGAAGAATATCTGCAAAAGGCTTGATATAGTTTTCCCTGTTCTTCATGGGTGCAATGGAGAAGATGGAACAATACAGGGAATGTTTGAACTTTTTGGAATCCCTTATGTAGGGTGTGGAGTGTTGAGTTCTGCACTGGCAATGGATAAAGCTTATTCAAAGTTGATATTTGAAAAATATTCCATTCCAATAGGTAAATACCTGGTTTTTGACAGATCAGAGATAAATGAGGATAATATACATGGTATAATAGAAAAGGTTGAGGCAGTACATACATACCCATGTTTTGTAAAGCCTTCTAATACGGGTTCTTCCATTGGCGTAAGCAAAGCCCGTGACAGGAATCAGCTTGTAGATGCAATTTATTTGGCATCTAGGTATGACAGTAAAATTCTTATAGAAGAATATATTGAAGGCGGCGAATATGAGTGTGCTGTTTTGGGAAATAAAAAACCTGAAGCCTCTGTAGTAGGTGAAATTATTCCTTGTAATGAGTTTTATGACTATGAGGCAAAGTACAGCCCTGATAGCACCTCTAAAATTGTAATACCTGCCGAATTGCCAGAAGATATTTCTAATGAGATAAGAAAATATGCCATTGAAGCATTTAAGGCCTTAGAATGTTCCGGCCTTGCCAGAGTAGATTTTTTTGTGCAAAAAGGAACCAATAGAGTTTATATTAATGAAGTTAATACTCTTCCTGGCTTTACAAACATAAGTATGTATCCCAAGCTTTGGGAGGCAACAGGCATAAAATACTCCGAATTAATTGATAGATTGATTAATCTAGCGCTGGAGAGATTCCAGGACAGAAAAAGAGAAATTGATATTTAG
- a CDS encoding winged helix-turn-helix transcriptional regulator: MIDMKQYEKKAELLKALAHPHRLCIVKGLMENNCNVTHIQNCLGLPQSTVSQHLSKLKAAGIIEGKREGSNICYSVVNKDVINIIKVLLV, from the coding sequence ATGATAGACATGAAACAATATGAAAAAAAAGCTGAATTGCTTAAAGCCCTTGCCCATCCTCACAGACTGTGCATTGTTAAAGGACTTATGGAAAATAACTGCAATGTAACCCATATACAAAATTGCCTTGGGTTGCCTCAGTCTACTGTTTCTCAGCACCTTTCCAAGCTAAAGGCTGCTGGGATTATTGAGGGAAAAAGAGAAGGCTCGAACATATGCTATTCAGTTGTGAATAAAGACGTTATAAATATTATAAAGGTGCTGCTGGTGTAG
- a CDS encoding CoA-disulfide reductase, protein MSRKVLIVGGVAGGASAAARLRRLDEDAEIIIFEKGRHISYANCGLPYYIGGVIEEEDFLVVQTPEAMKSRFNIDVRVNSEVISIDPHKKSIEVHDKIKDILYKETYDYLILSPGAEPIRPDVPGMFGDKVFTLRTIFDTNKIKEYVDSVKPKRAVIVGAGFIGLEIAENLHKRGVKVTIVELADHVMGPLDFDMAAILHQHLKENGVELYLNNSVRYCRDEGSYNIIELTSGETIKTDMIVLGIGVRPDTKLASDAGLKIGATGGILVNEYMQTSDPYIYAVGDAVEIRDFLSGQPVRIPLAGPANKQGRIAADNICGRKEKYTGTQGTSILKVFDITAACTGNNERILKRNKVDYEKSFIHTASHATYYPGAVSMSIKLIFEKKDGKILGAQIVGYKGVDKRIDVIATAIRAGMTVFDLGELELAYAPPFSSAKDPVNISGYVASNILKKDVAVFHWDEVESIDPDNSILLDVRTEEEHRQGTIKNSINIPLDELRERLDALPKDKEIFVFCQAGLRGYIASRILLQKGFKKVKNLSGGYETYQVAMQKQSNEKLYDYDILVRESLFQEGKL, encoded by the coding sequence ATGTCACGGAAAGTTTTGATAGTAGGCGGGGTAGCCGGCGGGGCGAGTGCAGCAGCCAGACTTAGAAGGCTTGATGAAGATGCGGAAATCATTATCTTTGAAAAAGGCCGGCATATATCTTATGCTAATTGTGGACTACCCTACTATATAGGTGGGGTAATCGAAGAGGAAGACTTTTTGGTTGTGCAGACTCCAGAAGCAATGAAAAGCAGGTTTAATATTGATGTACGGGTTAACAGTGAGGTTATAAGCATTGATCCTCATAAAAAATCAATAGAAGTACATGACAAGATAAAGGATATTCTTTATAAAGAAACATATGATTATCTCATCCTTTCACCGGGAGCAGAACCGATAAGGCCAGATGTACCAGGAATGTTCGGAGATAAGGTGTTCACTCTAAGAACCATATTCGATACCAATAAAATAAAAGAATATGTTGACTCTGTAAAGCCAAAGAGGGCTGTGATAGTGGGAGCTGGCTTCATAGGCCTGGAAATAGCTGAAAATCTTCATAAAAGAGGCGTAAAAGTAACTATTGTTGAACTTGCAGACCATGTTATGGGTCCTCTCGATTTCGATATGGCAGCCATTTTACATCAACATTTGAAGGAAAATGGTGTTGAGTTATATTTAAATAATAGTGTGCGTTACTGCAGAGATGAAGGCTCATATAATATAATTGAACTCACTAGCGGAGAAACTATAAAAACCGACATGATAGTACTAGGGATAGGAGTAAGGCCGGATACAAAACTTGCATCAGATGCAGGACTGAAAATAGGAGCAACGGGTGGAATTTTAGTAAATGAATATATGCAGACCTCCGACCCTTATATATATGCTGTAGGAGATGCTGTAGAGATAAGAGATTTTTTAAGCGGCCAACCGGTACGTATACCCCTTGCAGGACCGGCAAATAAGCAGGGGAGGATAGCGGCTGATAATATTTGCGGAAGAAAGGAAAAATACACCGGCACTCAGGGTACATCCATATTGAAAGTATTCGATATTACTGCAGCATGCACAGGGAATAATGAAAGGATACTTAAGAGAAATAAGGTAGATTATGAAAAATCCTTTATCCATACCGCCAGTCATGCAACTTACTATCCAGGAGCAGTTTCCATGAGCATCAAACTTATATTTGAGAAGAAAGATGGAAAAATCCTTGGCGCACAGATTGTAGGTTACAAAGGGGTGGATAAGAGAATAGATGTAATTGCAACTGCCATAAGGGCAGGAATGACTGTATTTGATCTTGGTGAACTGGAACTTGCTTATGCACCTCCCTTTTCTTCTGCCAAAGACCCGGTGAATATTTCAGGATATGTGGCATCAAATATTCTAAAGAAAGATGTAGCTGTTTTCCATTGGGATGAAGTAGAATCCATTGATCCGGATAATTCTATTCTACTTGATGTAAGGACTGAAGAGGAACACAGGCAGGGGACAATAAAAAATTCAATTAATATTCCTTTAGATGAATTGAGGGAACGATTGGATGCCCTTCCGAAGGATAAAGAGATATTTGTATTCTGCCAGGCAGGCTTAAGAGGATACATAGCTTCAAGAATCCTTTTACAGAAGGGTTTTAAAAAAGTTAAAAATTTAAGCGGAGGATATGAGACTTATCAAGTAGCGATGCAAAAACAATCAAATGAGAAATTATATGATTATGATATATTGGTGAGGGAAAGCTTATTTCAGGAGGGTAAATTATGA
- a CDS encoding GerMN domain-containing protein, which produces MRKYILLVVIIVMVGILASGCSILQKLGFIEPENDELRPASSVVMEEEMARRLENKYPIRLYFANEDGTKLRVEIRYIDDSETEKGINYLASIIVNELINGPAAKEGLLPTIPEGTKLNFVEVKDGVATVDLSKEFVDNHMGGRNAEQLTLYSIVNSLTELSEIQKVKFTIDGKSQKEYKGHFKFDVAFPRNTSMVSKEPAVSSITDTDESEGGDAGAEEKDSLETDVNIKDEALE; this is translated from the coding sequence ATGCGTAAATATATTCTTCTTGTTGTCATTATCGTCATGGTTGGTATTCTCGCGTCTGGATGCAGCATTCTTCAAAAATTAGGATTTATAGAGCCTGAAAATGATGAACTTCGTCCTGCAAGCAGTGTGGTTATGGAAGAGGAAATGGCCAGGAGGCTGGAAAACAAGTACCCAATTCGTCTATATTTTGCCAATGAAGATGGGACAAAGTTAAGGGTGGAGATTAGGTATATTGACGATTCTGAAACTGAAAAAGGAATTAACTATTTGGCTTCAATAATAGTTAATGAGCTGATTAATGGGCCTGCTGCCAAGGAAGGTTTACTTCCCACAATACCTGAAGGAACAAAATTAAATTTTGTAGAAGTAAAAGACGGAGTGGCTACAGTTGATTTAAGCAAAGAATTTGTAGATAATCATATGGGAGGAAGAAATGCAGAACAACTTACTTTGTATTCCATAGTGAATTCATTGACCGAGCTTAGTGAGATTCAAAAAGTGAAGTTTACAATTGATGGCAAGTCCCAGAAAGAATATAAAGGACATTTTAAATTTGATGTAGCATTTCCCAGAAATACTTCTATGGTAAGCAAGGAACCTGCTGTTTCAAGTATAACTGATACAGATGAATCTGAAGGCGGAGATGCAGGAGCGGAAGAAAAAGATTCCTTAGAAACCGATGTTAATATTAAAGATGAAGCCCTCGAGTAA
- a CDS encoding zinc ribbon domain-containing protein: MPFYDLKCTKCGEEFNIMASMSQREKKQIKCPQCGSTDLDPIFTNVNIIQSRKTEPSNCPNFSRCGGCCPHQ, translated from the coding sequence ATGCCTTTTTATGATCTAAAATGTACCAAATGCGGAGAAGAGTTTAATATAATGGCAAGCATGTCACAGAGAGAAAAAAAACAGATCAAATGTCCGCAATGCGGAAGTACAGACCTTGACCCTATCTTTACAAATGTAAATATTATACAAAGCAGAAAAACAGAACCTTCAAATTGTCCAAATTTCAGTAGATGTGGTGGTTGCTGTCCCCATCAATAA
- a CDS encoding DUF1934 domain-containing protein, whose translation MDKDVIISVKGTQTLFNNEKSELELITEGKYYKDGDAYLITYDESEVTGMEGTTTILKVADGVVTLMRCGSINSIFMFQRGQKHISYYDTEYGTFSVGVVTNDLNINVNDNGGEIRVGYQLEFNNNRSGYNDFHMLIREAGNTDDKYNRRYKTGN comes from the coding sequence ATGGATAAAGATGTTATTATTTCCGTAAAAGGAACGCAGACATTATTTAATAATGAAAAAAGTGAATTAGAGTTGATTACTGAAGGAAAATACTATAAGGATGGTGATGCCTATCTTATTACCTATGATGAAAGTGAAGTAACAGGAATGGAGGGTACTACCACAATATTAAAAGTTGCAGACGGAGTTGTAACATTAATGAGATGCGGTTCCATTAATTCCATTTTTATGTTCCAGCGGGGGCAAAAACATATTTCTTATTATGATACTGAATATGGAACGTTTTCTGTAGGTGTTGTCACAAATGATCTTAATATAAATGTTAATGATAATGGCGGAGAAATAAGAGTTGGTTATCAGTTGGAATTTAACAATAATAGGTCAGGATATAATGATTTTCATATGTTAATCAGAGAGGCAGGAAATACAGATGATAAATATAATAGACGATATAAAACTGGAAATTAG